One Persicobacter psychrovividus DNA window includes the following coding sequences:
- a CDS encoding OmpA family protein, with protein MRFIFYLLIAILSLSCAEECKAQSFNQFSIRHKTRYHKPKRECKKGRKKKRVKYSARRKKVKATKKDYKVVVVSTPTEAPKSRVVTTPPVPQMSVPPTELKHQPELAKVSDRILPEPINPDHARIREMIDKREKSGGSPDEMVESLYFITGQDEFAYVNFDPFLIAVEYALRGAIVLVEGYTDSIGKEEDNLQLSMKRVRQIERLMIEIGVRDEQISVIGYGEENPTYDNSTEEGRQKNRRVDFKIFMPQNE; from the coding sequence TTGAGATTCATATTTTATCTCCTTATAGCTATTTTGTCGCTTTCATGCGCCGAAGAATGCAAAGCGCAGAGCTTTAACCAATTCAGTATTCGTCACAAAACCCGCTACCACAAGCCCAAAAGGGAATGTAAGAAAGGGCGGAAAAAGAAGCGTGTAAAATACAGCGCAAGGCGCAAAAAAGTAAAGGCCACTAAAAAGGACTATAAGGTGGTCGTGGTTTCAACACCTACGGAAGCTCCAAAAAGCCGAGTGGTCACCACCCCTCCGGTACCTCAAATGAGTGTACCACCAACCGAGTTGAAACATCAGCCTGAGTTGGCAAAAGTTTCGGACAGAATTCTCCCCGAGCCTATCAACCCTGATCATGCACGTATTCGGGAAATGATCGATAAAAGAGAAAAGTCCGGAGGCTCTCCTGATGAAATGGTGGAATCCCTCTACTTTATTACAGGTCAGGATGAATTTGCCTATGTCAATTTTGATCCCTTCCTGATTGCCGTGGAGTATGCTTTGCGAGGAGCAATTGTATTGGTGGAAGGCTACACCGACAGTATCGGTAAAGAAGAAGACAACCTTCAGCTTTCCATGAAACGTGTACGGCAAATTGAGCGACTGATGATTGAAATCGGGGTAAGGGACGAGCAGATTTCCGTGATTGGCTATGGGGAAGAAAACCCAACCTATGATAACAGCACCGAAGAAGGCCGACAAAAAAACCGTCGGGTGGACTTTAAGATCTTTATGCCGCAGAACGAATAA
- the tpiA gene encoding triose-phosphate isomerase — protein sequence MRKKIVAGNWKMNKTLEEGKVLASEVVNMAADEAPSDVTVIMGTPAIHLDAVGKLVKDSANVAVAAQDCSSHESGAYTGEISVSQINSVGAEYVILGHSERREYHNESNELLAAKTDIALAAGLKPIFCCGEALETREQGDDVAYKFVCDQLTASLFHLSAEVMTGFIIAYEPIWAIGTGRTASAEQAQLMHAEIRKHIAAKYGQEVADSVSILYGGSCKPSNANEIFAGADVDGGLIGGASLASRDFIDIVKAF from the coding sequence ATGAGAAAGAAAATTGTTGCAGGTAACTGGAAGATGAACAAAACCTTGGAAGAAGGTAAAGTTTTAGCGTCTGAAGTAGTAAACATGGCCGCTGATGAAGCACCATCTGATGTAACCGTAATCATGGGTACGCCTGCGATCCACTTGGATGCCGTAGGTAAATTGGTGAAAGATTCAGCAAACGTAGCTGTTGCTGCTCAGGACTGTAGCTCACATGAGTCAGGTGCTTACACTGGTGAGATCTCTGTATCTCAAATCAACTCTGTAGGTGCTGAGTACGTAATCTTGGGTCACTCTGAGCGTCGTGAGTACCACAATGAGTCTAACGAATTGTTGGCTGCTAAAACAGACATCGCTTTGGCTGCAGGCCTAAAGCCTATCTTCTGTTGTGGAGAAGCTTTGGAAACTCGTGAGCAAGGTGATGACGTTGCTTACAAATTTGTTTGCGACCAATTGACTGCTTCATTGTTCCACTTGTCTGCTGAAGTAATGACTGGTTTCATCATCGCTTACGAACCAATCTGGGCGATCGGTACTGGCCGTACAGCTTCTGCTGAACAAGCACAATTAATGCACGCTGAAATCCGTAAGCACATCGCTGCTAAATACGGTCAGGAAGTTGCTGATTCTGTATCAATCCTTTATGGTGGATCTTGTAAGCCATCAAACGCTAACGAAATCTTCGCTGGTGCTGATGTAGATGGTGGTTTGATCGGTGGTGCATCTTTGGCATCTCGTGACTTCATCGACATCGTTAAAGCTTTCTAA
- a CDS encoding M23 family metallopeptidase — MKKKWFGWLLFLLLISSGSYYLLNHLQHQQQFSTNSQDLPIDTAAVKKVTVESPQMLYGCVPVDDKVIIQDRIRRNEPLSKLLEPYNVPYSKINEVAQKSKKVYDVRRINYEHQYTLICAQDSAQTAEQMIYEIDPVNFVIFNFKDSVYVRKGQRPVEIVEKAIAGKITSSLYQTMIEEGATPVLANELSDLYAWQVDFFHVQKGDRFKVIYKEKQVDGKSVGIDRIEGAYFHHAGNDYWGIYYQSGTQDSYYDEEGNSMRKAFLKAPLKYSRISSSFSRRRFHPVQKRWKAHLGTDYAAPTGTPIMSVGDGVITDARYKRFNGNYVKVRHNATYTTQYLHMSKIAKGIRPGVHVKQGQVIGYVGMTGLATGPHCCFRFWKNGKQVDPRRQKIPAAKPIADDQREAYNIVRDEMVKRLNQVHYDEPRIDLHEKVTGVCTPDSLNI; from the coding sequence ATGAAAAAAAAATGGTTCGGGTGGCTTTTATTCTTGTTACTCATTTCTTCAGGTTCATACTATTTATTAAATCACCTTCAGCACCAGCAACAGTTCAGCACCAATAGCCAGGATCTCCCCATAGATACCGCAGCGGTCAAAAAGGTTACCGTAGAAAGTCCGCAAATGCTTTATGGCTGTGTGCCCGTGGATGATAAAGTAATTATTCAGGATAGAATAAGGCGAAACGAGCCGCTGAGCAAATTGCTGGAACCTTATAATGTTCCTTATTCAAAAATCAACGAAGTCGCTCAAAAAAGTAAAAAAGTATATGATGTCAGAAGAATCAATTATGAACATCAATACACCCTGATTTGCGCACAGGATTCCGCTCAAACTGCCGAGCAGATGATCTATGAAATTGATCCTGTCAATTTTGTAATCTTCAACTTCAAAGATTCTGTTTATGTACGCAAAGGTCAACGGCCGGTAGAAATTGTTGAAAAAGCAATTGCCGGAAAAATTACCAGCTCTTTATATCAGACCATGATCGAGGAAGGCGCAACGCCCGTGCTGGCCAATGAACTTTCAGATCTTTATGCCTGGCAGGTGGATTTCTTCCATGTGCAAAAAGGCGATCGTTTTAAAGTCATCTACAAAGAAAAACAGGTAGACGGAAAAAGTGTCGGAATTGACCGTATTGAAGGGGCTTACTTCCACCATGCAGGCAACGATTACTGGGGAATTTATTACCAAAGTGGAACGCAGGACTCTTACTATGATGAGGAAGGAAATTCCATGCGCAAGGCATTCCTGAAGGCGCCATTGAAATACAGCAGAATAAGCTCAAGCTTCAGCCGACGTCGTTTTCACCCGGTACAAAAACGCTGGAAAGCACACCTCGGCACCGACTACGCCGCCCCAACAGGTACACCGATTATGTCGGTAGGAGATGGGGTAATTACGGATGCCCGCTACAAGCGATTCAACGGAAATTACGTTAAGGTAAGGCATAACGCCACCTATACCACCCAATACCTGCACATGTCTAAAATTGCCAAAGGGATTCGTCCAGGTGTTCATGTAAAACAAGGGCAGGTGATTGGCTATGTCGGCATGACCGGCCTGGCGACTGGCCCACATTGTTGTTTCCGATTCTGGAAAAATGGAAAACAGGTGGACCCTCGCCGTCAAAAAATTCCAGCGGCAAAGCCCATTGCTGACGATCAGCGCGAGGCTTACAATATCGTACGCGATGAGATGGTCAAGCGCCTGAACCAGGTTCACTACGATGAACCTCGCATTGATTTACACGAAAAAGTTACTGGTGTTTGTACACCCGATAGTCTTAATATTTGA
- the prmA gene encoding 50S ribosomal protein L11 methyltransferase — MEFIEIKVKSTPEFGEILQAELAEAAGFSSFMDNAEGFDGWAEVSAFDKAATEEVMDRYTAMTPLSYELVEIEKQNWNEEWEKNYEPIFIGDQVAIHAHFHELPKQFPYDITITPKMSFGTGHHQTTRLMIQNMLKIDHKNKSVLDAGTGTGILAIMAKQLGADVVEAYDIDEWCVENSKENYSLNDMEGFPVYQGTIAEMNFSTPFDILIANINRNILVHEMGDYSQNLKSGGHLLLSGFYEEDIPVIEEEAKKHGLTKIDYIKENNWVSVHFLKNA; from the coding sequence ATGGAATTCATAGAAATAAAAGTAAAGAGCACTCCTGAGTTTGGGGAGATTCTCCAGGCTGAATTGGCAGAGGCCGCCGGGTTCAGTTCATTTATGGACAATGCCGAAGGTTTCGACGGCTGGGCAGAGGTGAGCGCCTTTGACAAGGCAGCAACGGAGGAGGTCATGGATCGCTATACAGCAATGACGCCCCTGAGCTATGAGCTTGTTGAAATCGAAAAGCAAAACTGGAACGAGGAATGGGAGAAAAACTATGAACCGATTTTTATTGGTGATCAGGTAGCTATTCATGCACACTTCCATGAATTGCCAAAGCAATTCCCTTACGATATTACCATCACGCCAAAGATGTCTTTCGGTACAGGACACCATCAGACCACCCGCCTGATGATCCAAAACATGCTCAAGATTGACCATAAGAATAAAAGCGTTCTGGATGCCGGAACAGGAACAGGTATTCTGGCCATTATGGCCAAGCAACTTGGTGCCGATGTGGTAGAAGCTTATGATATTGATGAGTGGTGTGTGGAAAACTCCAAAGAGAACTACTCATTGAATGATATGGAAGGTTTTCCGGTTTATCAGGGAACCATTGCAGAGATGAATTTTTCAACTCCTTTCGATATTCTTATCGCCAATATTAACCGTAACATTTTAGTTCATGAAATGGGCGATTATAGCCAAAACCTGAAAAGCGGTGGGCATCTACTGCTGAGTGGTTTCTATGAAGAAGACATTCCCGTGATTGAGGAAGAAGCAAAAAAACACGGTCTGACGAAAATTGACTATATCAAAGAAAATAATTGGGTATCAGTACATTTTCTGAAAAACGCTTAA
- a CDS encoding DUF6150 family protein produces MKKFVLFFFFLICWAGLASTAQAQYASPCELFGKVYEVKNPKFAQFLVYEEEYESSADVVVYEEDNWLYCTKPGLWHFVDNIEQSNFTVAFVEDRSLAHFTVYFTDTESFAGCNRR; encoded by the coding sequence ATGAAAAAGTTCGTCCTATTTTTTTTCTTCCTGATATGCTGGGCAGGCTTAGCCTCCACGGCACAAGCACAATACGCCTCTCCATGCGAGCTTTTTGGCAAAGTCTATGAAGTCAAAAACCCCAAGTTTGCCCAATTCCTGGTGTATGAGGAAGAGTATGAAAGCAGCGCCGATGTGGTTGTTTACGAAGAAGACAACTGGCTATACTGCACAAAGCCCGGCCTGTGGCACTTTGTCGATAATATCGAACAGTCCAACTTCACGGTCGCCTTTGTTGAAGATCGTTCACTGGCGCACTTTACCGTCTATTTTACCGATACCGAAAGCTTTGCCGGCTGCAACCGCCGATAG
- a CDS encoding nitronate monooxygenase: MENSLCKLLGIKLPIIQAGMVWVSGWRLAATVSNSGGLGVIGAGSMHPEMLLDHIRSFRAASQATFAVNVPLMYPEIDRIMEILIKEKVPVVITSAGNPKLWTEKLKKSGAKVLHVVSSVKFALKAEQAGADAIIAEGFEAGGHNGREETTTFCLIPEVAKAVKVPVVAAGGVGSGKSILAAMALGASGVQVGTLFAVAEESSAHQNYKQQLVEATEGATVLTLKSVSPTRMLKNAFYQSVKQMEEAGASGEVIREHLGRGRAKKGIFEGDLTEGELEIGQIVSSVDQIRPAKEILEQLWEEFLAERKLLVEALADEQL, translated from the coding sequence ATGGAAAATTCGCTGTGTAAATTATTAGGGATAAAGCTGCCGATTATTCAGGCAGGAATGGTTTGGGTTAGTGGCTGGAGGCTGGCAGCAACGGTCTCAAACAGTGGTGGTTTGGGGGTGATTGGTGCCGGATCGATGCATCCTGAAATGTTGCTTGATCATATCCGGTCGTTTCGGGCAGCAAGCCAAGCAACATTTGCGGTGAATGTACCGCTGATGTACCCGGAAATTGACAGGATTATGGAAATTCTCATTAAAGAAAAAGTGCCGGTTGTAATTACTTCCGCAGGAAATCCCAAATTATGGACGGAGAAGCTGAAGAAGTCTGGGGCGAAGGTACTCCATGTGGTATCGAGTGTAAAATTTGCACTAAAGGCAGAACAGGCAGGTGCTGATGCGATTATCGCCGAAGGCTTTGAAGCCGGTGGGCACAATGGGCGTGAAGAAACCACAACTTTCTGCCTGATCCCTGAGGTTGCCAAAGCGGTGAAGGTGCCAGTGGTTGCGGCAGGAGGGGTAGGTTCCGGAAAGTCGATATTGGCAGCAATGGCACTTGGAGCAAGTGGTGTGCAGGTCGGGACGTTGTTTGCAGTGGCGGAGGAATCTTCGGCACATCAAAATTACAAGCAACAATTGGTGGAGGCCACTGAAGGGGCTACGGTGCTGACACTGAAAAGTGTGAGCCCGACAAGAATGCTTAAGAATGCTTTTTACCAATCGGTGAAGCAGATGGAAGAGGCCGGCGCATCAGGCGAAGTTATCCGTGAGCATTTAGGTCGAGGACGAGCCAAGAAAGGGATTTTTGAAGGAGATTTGACGGAAGGAGAGTTGGAAATTGGGCAGATTGTTTCATCGGTTGATCAAATCCGTCCGGCTAAAGAAATACTGGAGCAGTTGTGGGAAGAGTTTTTGGCAGAGCGGAAGCTGCTCGTGGAGGCGCTTGCTGATGAGCAATTGTAG